The genome window CCTATTACACACTGCATGTAACACAAAACAGGTTCGGCTatataaaagatttttcaaattatGCAAGATCCATCACTTCAGAAAGGAGTCACTGCAGTTAATATTTCTTCTGTCAATATACAGATAGGCCATTGATTTAAAGTTTGTAATGAAACACCTGCAATTTGTAACACCATGAAATTTATGAGCCTCATCACATTTATAAGACTTTGGTTTTCAACACAAGTAGTTCTACTGTTATTAGAATCAACACGTGCACAGAGGTTGATGAGAATGTACCACTGCAGTACAAGAAGTCACACACCTCCTCTCTGCAGGCTTGTTTTGAATTGTTTATTGAGGTTTAAGAAGTCATCCACATTTCTATAAATATAGACATTACTTGAGTAAGTGACTTACAATGTCACCAGTGCAGGTACATATATAACCGACATACAAAAGCTCCACTGGAAGCTACTTCAGTTTATTCAAAAAGGACCaagatgtcattaaaaaaaaaacaaaacacagctgtcACTTTCAGTTATTGAAGACACTAAAGTGCATTTTTGGTTACCTCCCAGACAACAGCTGCTAGTTAAAAAgtttgactttctttttaaaaacatatctaAGTTACATTGATTGACATTCAGGTTTGTAGCTGTCATCCTCCTAAATACATggcagcaagtaaaaaaaaaaagtattactttGCTGGTTGAGTAAAAGGAGGAAACAGATTTATagattttgcctttgtttctacttttttttttaatcgggtATTTCCACAAAAGTTTAAAGAGAATCTAACATTCTGATCAATTTTTACAGCACCGCTAAAGTTAGTCTTAAAAATCCAGGCTCTTTTTTAGCCCTTTTAATTGCCAGCCAAGTATCTAAAGAGTCACTTGAAGCTCTGTACCAGTAAGAAAAACCACCCTCCCTTTCCCGTCAAGCACTATCCTGCCCAGTTAACACTGTTTCACACTCTGTAAACAAGAACAGCTTAAAGCATAATTAAAGCAGAACACAGGCCCATCTTGAAAATCttcttcccccactccccccccctcccccccggcagtGTCAAATGTTTTGAGTGTATAAAGCATTATTACATTCCTAACCACAAAATACTTTTAAGAGTCACGATAAAAAAAGCATACGTTGAAAGTGACATAGCAATACCACTTTAATAAAATGGGGTATTTTGGGGAGATACAAGATGTGCTCTGCTAATTTTAACTCCATCTTTACTTcattataattttgttttattgccAGAAAAGTCACCAGTAGAGCTAAGAATGCTGCACTGGTTAGGACCGCAACAGCCAGAGTTGTTCTTTAGAGCTCCTTTACTgcaattaatttacttttaactTGATAGTAGGAGGACATAATACTCAGCATTCAGAAATAAATTGCTAATTTTCAGTAACAGTTTAAACCTGATTAGCACTGTATAATGATGAATGgctatttctaaaaaataaaaaacttacaTACCAAAAACATGCTATATGTTGGGAAACCACTTTTCCATGCTCCAGCGtgttgtttacattttttacttatcaaaaagtctttcttttatcAGTTGAAGAATCCACAGCACTTAAATTTCAAGTATTTGAACTGAAcataattaaatttcaaaaagtgccaaattaaaaaaaaaaacctacacgtGTAGCCAAGCTTTCATAGAAATCCCCAAACAAGATAAAAAACAGCCTCTCAAAATAATGGGTTACTAGCTTCATAcatgtttttaaagctgtataaTGTTCACCTAAACACTCCACTTACGAGCATTAGAAGTTTAAAAACACAGAACACCTTCAATGCAGATTTCTTGCAGAGGGCACCCTCAAACATATGAATACAACACTAAGCAGAAAACCCTCGTTTTATTTGGCTATTTAGACATCCATGTCACATATACCCACCCATCCATTTCCTGATAGTATTACATCATCTATTAGGGCTTCTGAAATAATGCAGAGCCATAAAACTCAGAAgaaactagtttaaaaaaaaaaagttccattaaGTGCACAGCCTTCCACACGGCAAGGTTGTGCAACTGATTGTTTAACGTAACTAAGCTTAACGGCATCCAAACAAGCAGGCCTGGATTTGGAAGCTGTCTTATGTCAAATTTTGACCATGTAACTACTCTAAAATAGAAAGGTCAAAACAGAActcatctcttctttttctgctgcctCAACATTTTCCTTCGCTTAATTATCATATCATGTAGTTTCTCCAGTCCCTCTTTGAGTCCATCGCCAATGATTGCACAGGTAGGCTGCAAATGCCACGGAGTCGAAGAACTCAGCTCACTCATTGCTAACATTTTCTCAAtttcagaaagggagagagagttccTCAAGTCCTGCTTGTTAGCAATGATAAGGACAGGCACTCCTTGATTTTCAGATATCCTAGTAATTTTGTGAAGTTCTGTTTTGGCCTCCTCCATTCTCTCCACATCGACGGAGTCCACCACAAACACGATGCCATCGGTGCACCTTGTGTACGACTTCCACAGCGGCCTCAGCTTCTCCTGGCCGCCTACATCCCAGAAGTGGAAAGTGACCGTCTTCGAGTTGCCCAGCGTCACTTTGATTTTCTCCGTATTAAATCCTTTAGTGGGGACAGTGTTGACAAACTCATTGAACTGCAGTCTGTAGAGCACGGTCGTCTTTCCGGCGGAGTCCAGTCCCAAGATGACGATGTGGAAACTCTGGAAAGAAGGCAAGCTGGAGAAGATCGGCGTCTGGTCCGAGAGTCCATTCCCCATTGCCAGGAGGGAAGGTGACAGCAGGCTGCCACGAGCAGAGGCCGGCTCCCGCGGCTAGGCTCGCCGCCGCGCTACGCTCGGATCCTGCCAACGACACGACCGGCGTTACCACACGGCGGACCCCCCCACCTCTCCGGGGCCTCGGCCGGGCTTTAGCGGCCACAAGGCGccggcccagcgccgccgccccggctgCGGAGGAGACCACAGGCAGCGCGACGCGGAACGACACACgtcccccggcccggcgggctTTGCCGCCCGGCGACGCGACGGCGGCCGCCACCGACACTGCAGCTCACCGGCCACCTGCgcccctcaccgccacggccacCGCCCCTCGCCTACCGCTGGGCCTCGCCGGCGGGCACGTCCCTCAGCGCGGGGAGGCGAAAGCAGCCCGCGCCCCCATGCCCGCGCGCCACCGCACGCGCTGCCGTTGCCGCTGCCGTTGCCGCTGCCGTCGCGACTCCCCCGCATCTGGCGGTGAGGCGCCTCCCAGCCCGCGCCTAGCcccgcgcgccccgccccgcgcgcccccATTGGCCCCGCCGCGCGGCGGAGGCGGGGAGGAGCGCCCGCTCCGCCTCGCCGATTGGCCGGCAGCAACGGCCACTCATGGCAGACCCCGATTTTATTACCGGCCTCTACCGGACGCTGGGGCTCAAGCGCGGCTGCGGAaggcgccgccgccaccgcctcctccggAACGCTGGGGACGTACCGTTCTTTCCACCCGCGCCCTGCCTGAGCGACCCCACTCTTCCCTCCGCGGGGTGGAGCCGCTGCCTCACACGGCCCCTGCGGGGAAAGCCGCCGATACCGCGCCCTTCGCCCACGGGCCCGTGGCCCAACGGGCGGGCGGCGCCAGCAGCCTCTCACCcgctgcggcgggcgggcgggcggcagcaCCCTGCAGGCCTCGGCGCCCCGCCCCTTCGCCGGGGACGCGCGCGCTCACTGGCTGTGGGCGCTGTCACTCTTAACCCCGCCCCCTAGCGGCGCGGGAGAGCGCTCGGCGGCGCCTCACGGCGCACCTGCGCCCCGTGGGGGGGACGACGAGTAGAGGCGGCAACGCCTTTCTCCGGCCGCCCGTTCCCGCTGgaatcccccccgccccgggaaagCCTCCCGGTGCGGGTCGGgcgccgcctcccccggggcgACGAAGGGCCGCGGCTGAGGCTGCCCCGCTCGCCCGGCCGCGCCCGCTGGCGCCGCGCGCCCTTCCGTCGCCTAGCAACGGGCTCCAAACCGCCTTCCCGCAGCGGTGGCCCCGCCCACGTGACCCGCTGCGcgcggccccagccccgccgcgctgAGGGGACGCCGCCATGGTGGGGCCGGTTGTCCCTCTGGCGGCTGCCCGGAGTGGGGCCGGAGAGGCCTGGGCGAAGAGCGGTGCCCCGGGGAGGCCGGGGTGGCGCAGCGCGGGTGGTGCTGCTGTCAGAGCTTCGGTGCGCGGCCTTACAGCTCCTCATCTCTCGCAGTGACGCAGCAAAGTAGGCTCTAGGCCACTGTCCTGCCTCCGCGGCTGTGGAAAAGCGCAGGGGCTGCCTCGCCCTTGCCACCGGGAACCCCAGCGGACACTGATATAGGCGAAGTTAGAGGAGAGGGAAGCGGTGCAAGCGGGGTTTCTCGCTGTTGTTGCATAAATAAGAGTTGTCCCGGGCCCGGCTGTTTGTTGTTATCGCACTCGTGCGTTTTGCCTGTCCCCATGAAACAGGAGACAGTCCTGGAGGAGCTGAGGATAAGTGAGTGTATGAAATGGTCCTCTTTTAGATGCCTGGCATATAGAGATAGCAGCAGTGCTCCGGTCTGAATGAACATAAACATCACTTAGCTTAGTTACAAGGGAGGTTTCCCACAGCACAAGGATATGTTaagtaattctgcattttaatatcTAAGCCTGATTTGAGCAGTGAAGTCTTTCAAAGTCAGAACTAATTACTAGTGTTTAGTAAGACATTTTTATATGTTACTGTTTCCAGAGCGTACTGGTTTTAGATGAGGCCTGGAGGAGCAGTTTGTCTCAGATATTCTTGCTACGTCTCcatcattttcttccttcccacagctctCTTCACTTAGGTGTGTTTGCTACTAGTTTTCATACAGCTGTGGCAATTTAGATGGCTACTTCTGCCTGTGTTGGATGTATACCAGCTCAGCGTAAAATACCAATAGCACACAAAAGGATCAGATTTGCTGACTTCAGAGCAGGGCATACTAGGAAAATCTTAATCTATATCTTAGCTAGCTAGAAATAAGTAAATCAGTCTTTCTGATAAAAGCATGCATTTAACTGATAACTAACAGCTACTGAAGTCTGCTGTTAAAAGTGTGCGTTTTCTCTATTGTACCACAGTCATCCAAGTCTTTGACCAGCTGGGCTCcagtaaaagagaaaagggaacatTTTCAATATTAACCTTGCATTTTTTCTAGAGGACTTTCAGGTTTCTTGATGTAGCTCCTGAAAAGTGTTGAATATTAAAGAATATTCTGGCaatcatgttttgttttggtttttttttgttgaaaacatTGGACTTTATGTGTTAAATCACAAAGAATTATGAAATCACAAAGAGTTATTGAcgagcggctgaacatgagccagcagtgtacccaggtggccaagagggccaatggcatcctggcttgtattagaaatagtgtgac of Rissa tridactyla isolate bRisTri1 chromosome 2, bRisTri1.patW.cur.20221130, whole genome shotgun sequence contains these proteins:
- the ARL4A gene encoding ADP-ribosylation factor-like protein 4A: MGNGLSDQTPIFSSLPSFQSFHIVILGLDSAGKTTVLYRLQFNEFVNTVPTKGFNTEKIKVTLGNSKTVTFHFWDVGGQEKLRPLWKSYTRCTDGIVFVVDSVDVERMEEAKTELHKITRISENQGVPVLIIANKQDLRNSLSLSEIEKMLAMSELSSSTPWHLQPTCAIIGDGLKEGLEKLHDMIIKRRKMLRQQKKKR